The Anastrepha ludens isolate Willacy chromosome 2, idAnaLude1.1, whole genome shotgun sequence DNA window tagtTTGGATGTccgtcaccagatcgccgtctttgttcttacagaaaaACGACctggtcttgaaaccttctgtgagTCGCGGAGCTTATGGCACCACTCCTGTTCTACCATCATATAATATCGACCCATCGGTAACCATATATGGAAGCCAAGTTTGAAGGCGATATAATTACATTTCCAGGGCGCACGTTCTTTAATAAGAACTTCCTGTAAAGGACAGTAGAATGTCGAAAGCCTTCTAAGATCTTAAAGTGGAATCTCATATCTCCGCTTTTTAGATCGGAATTGCCTTTTAATCTTATCTTTGATAGCGAAAACGAActtctttttcaattaatatggGAAGCGGAGGTATACATAAGACATAggtgggcactttgcagtaacagtaagaatgcagtaaatataatattttactgatattgcaatttaattttcattaccagtaaacttttactgattactgaaaaaaatttgcagtaaaaatatttttttactgattactgaaaaaaatttgcagtaaaaatatttttttactgattactgaaaaaattgcagtaaaaatatttttttactgattactgaaaaaaatttgcagtaaaaatatttttttactgattactgaaaaaaattgcagtaaaaatatttttttactgattactgaaaaaaattttcagtaaaaatatttttttactgattactgaaaaaattccagtaaaaatatttttttactgattactgaaaaaaatttgcagtaaaaatatttttttactgattactgaaaaaattccagtaaaaatatttttttactgattactgaaaaaattgcagtaaaattactgttaatataatttatagactgatttacaattccagcgaatgaaaacaaccgttatacaggtgcagatgacggtaatggggtattatattttaaaaatacgtttttaatagcCTGATATTTATTTAGGCAACTTGTTGTTTCTTCTCGTTCGGCCAGGTATAATAGCGTTTCTTGCAGATAATTTTCCGAGTCAGTGGAACCACATTGTATGCTAatatctatttaagtaaatatatgcctaaaacaaatatttaattgaaaaccaagtgtaaacagtttaccattactttcatccccgaagtcaaaaaatgttttttgaggtggttgaggtagaatacgagttttggcacaggctacttttccatacttgaccacataagtgttgaacatttttttaacttcctcttctgtttgcgttttagctgtttctaaaagagctttcacaaatcgcaacttaatgtcagggacagaaatagcggcaataacagcatcccaagcgtcaggctgaatcaggaagtacttttcaaatcttttaagcaaagcttcatgcatttttttgctactttcggttaaatacttcaaacttttaGGCTCCAAACGACGCATTTTTATACTTAAGGACACTATAGTGGGtatgaaataaccaaaatacatGGTCTTTTCACCCTGAAGGAAGTCGATTGCTTCTGCAATAGGTCTCATAAGCTTTACGTATTCCTCTAAGTACTCAAGCTCACCACTGAGAATGGTAGGAATTTTTAAACGGAAACACAATTCTGCTAAATTGGTTTTGTGCTCCAGTAACAGAAAGAATTATTGAGTACATAAATGATTGAATCTCGTGATGAGAgtgtattacattttgacttcccataaacagtaaatattatactgataatgcaaatcaaattatattatcagtaattttactgcaattttttcagtaatcagtaaaaaaaatatttttactgcaatttttttcagtaatcagtaaaaaaatatttttactgcaaatttttcagtaatcagtaaaaaaatatttttactgcaaatttttttcagtaatcagtaaaaaaatatttttactgcaaatttttttcagtaatcagtaaaaaaatatttttactgcaattttttcagtaatcagtaaaaaaatatttttactgcaaatttttttcagtaatcagtaaaaaaatatttttactgcaattttttttcagtaatcagtaaaaaaatatttttactgcaatttttttcagtaatcagtaaaagtgtactggtaatgcaaatttttttcagtaatcagtaaaattttactgcttactgctatttgtaatgcagtaaatttataatgcagtgtgCCCACCTATGACATAAGACAACACTTAATGCATTATTGCACCTGTTTTACCACTTTTCGTTGCTTAACTTTAGGTCACCATGCCAGAGGAGCGTAAGCGACAATGGGTTTAAAATTTATAGGGTCTGGACATACGCCATTTTGGGCTAGTCcccgtgtttttccaaaaagccTTGCGCAGACAAAAAATACTATTGTGGTTTTTGCAGTAACTCTCTCAAGATGGGAATTCCAAGTAAGCGTTTTATCAAGACTGATGCCAACATAGTTCACTTCTGTTGGGAGTTGAAGAATTGACTCTTTTAGAACAGAGTATTTGAGATTGATGTTCCTTTTCGAAGTGAACGGCACTAGGATGGATCAGTAGAGAGTCTTTTGTGGCtgtaccatttttttattatactaaggGCTTATTGCATGCGGTTAGAAATGGTTTCCTCTTGCGAGCATGCAATAAATACTACCATCGATCTTTACAAGACTCTATATTGCAGTTTCAGTAGATTTGCCTTATTGGTTCGCAAAGTGATGTTGATGCAGTCGGAGACTGACTACGTTGTCCTGCCTAATGTATGGATCCAACATGTGTTCCATTGATCTCAGATTGCCAACTGTGTTGACATCTCTGTGTTATAAGGTTCGGCAAGCCATCATCAATCGTTTAACATACGGACAGCGCTtccaaattatgaaaatttactttgaaaaaaaaaaaaacaaggaataaaaaaatctgtCTGCGAAATTCAtggagcactggcggcatcgtcggcttttatttctttcaaaatgaaTGGCGAACACTATCAAGCCATACTcactgaattttgttttttgttttaattaatcagctaaacatcgactacgtttggttccaacaaaacggcgcaactTGCGCTGTTGTCGCGCTtagcaatcgatttattggagTAAAATAAATAGTACGAAATTATTTGtactatcattttaagttctcaaactcTTACAAAACACCTGATACAACTAATGAAATTTAAGGAAGCAATCAAAGGAAAACGTCTCAATTaactagtttaaaaaaaaaaaattcctgaacttGCATCAAATTACATGTTAATTCGAAGTCCACACAACTCTTTGAAAGACAAAATCTCCACTAATCAAGCTTTTTCCaaaacatatttaggtatacaaTGTAAAATATAGCCACAATACTGCTTGAACACCGcatgtacgaggggtgccttttatatgtcgggattagagaacaaaaacaaattttaatcatcgaaaatcactttattgcttttcaaaataatctccatgaagatctatatacttttgcatgcgtttgaaccaattgtcgaagcacttttgccactctgaaagaggtacctccaaaacatgtattctgaatgccgcaaccgcttctacaggtgtcgaaaaacgttgacctctcagtttgttttttacgtaccggaataaaaagaagtcattcggtgccaagtcagaactatacggcggatgacccattaattcgatgttttgggtgctcaaaaatgcagttgtttgagcagATGTCTgaaagctcgcattgtcctggtgaagagtgatccgtctttggcgattggttttcctaatttcttggaagagaactggcaaacaaatggttgtgtaccactcaagatctactgttctgcgttgttctagtggtacggttgcgacatgtccagtttttccgaaaaaacaggcgaccatttgcttggaagtgcttcgtgcgcgaacaacttttgttggatttggctcatcttgaaacacccatacagtcgactgctgtttactttcgtgAATTATCACCTGtcagacgtgtttcgaagtccCGCGatagtattttttgagcatttccttcgaccaatcgacacgagcctttttttgagcgattcacaaattgtgtgggagccaacgcgaacaaatttttttgacagtcaaatgtttatgcaatattgaatgtgtgtcccactaatgcctaagattgtctcaatctcacgataggtcatatgacgatcttgcaatatcagttcgcgcacagcatcaatggttttcggaacaacaactgattttggacgaccttcacgaaattcgtcttggagtgagctacgaccacgattgaattcaccataccatcgataaacactggtccttgatggagcttcatcgccaaaaaatgaattaagttcattcatgcaatgttgctgagttaatccacgtcaaaagttgtaaaatataatcgcacgaaaatgttctcgATTTAATTCCagttttggaccgagatgaatcttttaagttgctgtaaacaacacaaatagtgctggtatttcaaaatgttctgagtacgtaaaagccaaaaaaggtcaaactttgcgataaagctgtcagttgccagattgtgacaccagggttgccaaatcccgaaatataaaaggcacccctcgtataagtATACAGTGCATCAGTGAATACTTTCAAAAGTTATGTCTTGCAACCCTGTTTTCGATTTCAAACACTTTGCTTACTTTTCATCACTATCAAGCAAAGTTAACAATTACTGCTAAAATATAATAGTTTTTATACTAATTTGTATGGGCTATTATATTGCAGACTGCATAAAGAAGTTTGAAACCTaaaggaaaattttttattgtacagtTTGAAGCTGTGGCTTATGCGGATTTCGTTATTTCATAAgcataatttgaataaattaaaggttctttcaaaattctttcaggtttcactattttttcttcaaaatacggctctcagcaattatatgtgaaaattaCGTGCGCACGTCTATATGTAAAATACGCTAAACACTCATGAATGCTTAGTTATTAAGAACATCGAGATATCGATGCTGAAGGTTTTTCAGCAATACTTTGGAGTTACAGCAGGAATATTCTCAACAAAAAGGCCAGTGTTTAGTCTTACAGTCCTTTATTCTattctcgacagaaccagtttcttaaattttttcagcaaCCTTTGAGCTCTCGACTCGTTCaagcacataaaaaaaaatttacgaattttgcaaattttaataattttaatttagtctAAGCATATGGCTTCCGAGCTAAGCTGCTATAAAAAAGTCGCTTGATCATCGCTTAACAACACAACACATTTTcacatataaatttgtataaaaccCTCGTTCTTCTCAAAAGTCTTTAGCTGTCAAAAAGCTGCATAAGTCCAACTCATTATGGAACATTTAGTAgcaagaaaataacaaaaaaaaaactatgatttGATTTCGACTCGTCACTTGTTTTctgcaaatttttctaaaattctttccacCGTGGAAGTTAACTTATGGTTTCGGTTTAGGTTGAAAAAATCCCGCGCATATATAAATATGGGGATATGGGAATGATAAAAGTGAAAAGAGGGTTAAATTTCTCTGCGAACAAGAATTGAGATGTCGCAGTCAAACCTGGTATGTGTataaagttaacagtaaggcaAGTTTCAAAATCACGTTCTCCGTTCATTTCCATTTTATATTAACCCAAGCTGcgttaaatttgttttcttcctATAAATCATGCAGTGGAATTTTACTTACATGCTGCCACAGgcacacacatgtatatatgGGCGTTTTCCTAAAACATAGTACCAAATATAAATCAACCATTCAAAATGCCTTTAATGCATACCTAAATGGaacgttttctttttgtttcttttaactTGAACACAACGCGTGTCGTTTAATTAATACCCTTTCGCCAGATATAATCAAACAAAGGTTGAGTAAGTAAAAAGGGTAAGCGCACAACACAAACGATTtagttttattagcaaaaatcgAAGTTGTCCAATAAGTACAGGTATTCCAACGAAATATAACCAACATTTAAGTTAAAGCTGCAAAGTGACGCCTGTAGCTTAAgttatactcatacatatattcctatatatacatatatatacaagtgAGTATATATGTCAGAGCAGAAACATGAGTATTTATGATTTCGATAAGAAGAGTTCCAAAGGTAAGTCAAAATGCCTAAGgctcttgttgttgctgctgcattCTAAATTGATTTTACGCTTAAGTGTTTTTGAGAACCaggatagttaaaaaaaaaatggtagttAACGAGGAAAGAAGTTcgagaaaaataaaagtaaacgaTACAATGGGTCATAATTTGAAGACAGCATACATATTTTTGGTACAGTATTGTGGAAGTCCTAGGTAGCTTTTACTCCTATATTATTGATTTCATTTTTATCACGACTTGTaatataaaattcacaaaaattcagcaaatttcaaaaaattttaaaaacaattttaaattttttaatcggaAACCCCAAAACACTTCTGGGTATactgttttatagcccattcaatgtTTGGCTGCCTTTATGTGGGAAACAATGCTTAATATCGTATGTAAAGCAAATATTCAGATATCAACGCACTTTTTGAGTGTGCTCaaacttttactttattatataatattattatttcatttctttattattattatgattaaaaagttaagaaattttatgacaattttttgacatttgtcgAATATCATCCTCGAAGAAGACTGCGCCAATTATACCACCAGCTTAAAAACCATATCAAATAGTAGgtacattttaataaatgtaaTGGTTTTCTGCTCTTGCTAGATCACGTTTTTGAGCCAATCACTAAAATAACAAGGGAGGAGCTCGACTGCGAGGCGCATTTTCAGCAAAATGTTACTTTGAGGACGTTGagctgaatttgaatttgaaaaggtcgagccaaggagcaccaggagatttggtggctcctaaaacattcAGGCTAAAgagtccattgtatttaaagctctggaaagggggtagatagtgaAGGAGGGAAGGAGTAAAgcatcagagaaagagataggaaagaatagagacagatatagagatagttagtcctgtgagaattttccagattctttggcaaatctgtaaatatcctacagttttagagaacgaatattactcattctcatgacatcggaacccaatactcatagccttgctctagcaaagccaggacattcacagagaaagtgctcagtgctatccgcctccttcaagcatgacaggcatacctggttctcaatgattccaatggtggtcatggtctgaccccatgggttgtgtcctgtaatgatgccgaccatcaaccgaatgtctttccttctaagttttagtagaaagtttgacagttttctgttcgcacttgtcacaaaacactttgcagttccgcagcgttccagaccggacaatcgctctttatgtagattgcctacataatcgctgatccaattcttgattcctgcgggactgattccgattattggctttggcccctgtgggggcaccgctgatccacggttggccaattcgtcggcaatttcgtttccttggacaccggagtgtcccggaacccatataagtgaACGTTGAGCTAAGTCACATGTCACTGGTTACCGGCGCTGAGGCCCATGAATGCAAATATTTCTTACCAAATCACTGCGTCGTCAAGGAAGATAGCTCCACTACAAAGTTTAGGGTCGTTTTTGATGGTTCTGCTGTCACAACTTCGGGCCTTTCATTCGGCAGGGCCGACCGTTCAAACCCAACTTTTCGATATATTTATTCGCTTTCGCACGTTTCCCGTTCCACTGCAAAATGCTTCGTTGCGTTCACGCATTTTGTGGTGGGACTCCCATGAATCAGACATTAAGGTTTATAAGCTGGATACGGTCACGTGGAACGAAGCCCGCATTGTTCCTAGCTATAAGAGCAATGCATCAACTAGCCTCCGATGAGTCCTCGTCGTAGCCCTTGCGTTCGCAAGTTATCAAACGTGGCTTTTACGTAGAACACCTGATCTCCGGAGGAAACTCAGTTGAAGAAGAACGCGAGACGATGCATCAAACCACCAGTCTCCTTGCCCGTGGAAATTTTGATCTCCGGAAATGGTGCTCCAATAACCTAGACGTTCTTCATCACATTTTTGATGCAGAAAAGAAAACCTTCCAAACCAAAACGTTGGGAATCGCATGGGATCCCTCTGAAGATAATTTGTTGTTCTTCTTAGCGCGACACCTTGGAGGCACCAGATGTTCTAAACGGTCTGCATTATCAACAATAGCTCGCTGTTGCGACCCGCTAGGTTTGATCGGCCCACCCTGACTAGGGCGAAATTTCTGTTTCAGCGAATGTGGAGAGACAAGCTCGAAAGGGACGAGAGTCTACCGCTCTCACTGGACACAGATTGGTCGGCCTTTTGCAAAGAATTCACAGATGTATAGTATTTATCATTTCCGCGTTACATATTGCAGCCTGGAGCCCTCATGAACTACGTGCATTTTGCGATGCTAGTCTCGAAGCAGAGATGAGTCTCAGTTAGAGTTcaccttttttgtttaaagGCTCGTGTTGCCCCGTACCTAAACTGGAGCTTTGTGCCGCCGCCTGGGCACAGTTAATtaatgaaataacaaaattgaaGCTTTTCGCGAGTCGTTGTTATTGCTGGCCAGATTCATCTATTACGGTATGGTGAAAGGAAGAATAAAAGTATCCGTCTTTTATTAGCTGCTTTCAAATCCCATTATGAGCATCAAACTCCaactgatagaaaaagtttgttttgaatAACGATCGCCCCGGCAGTAGCGAACTATCGAGTTTacttctgcaatgaaaaagctcctcataaaaagcatGGGCAGATGCCTTATATCGGAGTAAAGGAGTACTAGTGGCAAAACAAATAGAGCAAAAATCTCAGCCAAGCAACTCAGAAGGATCTACATGGCATGCAATGCATACAGCTTAAGAAATACAATCTAAGTTATTgctgtttttaaaatattggtaCAAGAATTCCTTCTGAAATAAATACTGGATACTGGACATTGTTGccaattatt harbors:
- the LOC128858492 gene encoding uncharacterized protein LOC128858492, whose translation is MRPIAEAIDFLQGEKTMYFGYFIPTIVSLSIKMRRLEPKSLKYLTESSKKMHEALLKRFEKYFLIQPDAWDAVIAAISVPDIKLRFVKALLETAKTQTEEEVKKMFNTYVVKYGKVACAKTRILPQPPQKTFFDFGDESNDISIQCGSTDSENYLQETLLYLAEREETTSCLNKYQAIKNVFLKYNTPLPSSAPV